The Moorella glycerini genomic interval TTTCAGCTGCCGCTCGCTGGGCCTCTTCTTTGAGATGGCGCAGTTCCGTCATATCGCGGATGCTGATGACCACCTGGGAAACGGTCCCCTCTTCGTTAAGGATGGGACTACCAGTTAGTATGGCTTCCCGGCCCGCCGGCGTCTGGTACATGACGGTCACCGCCTTGCGGCTGTCCCGGACCAGGCAGCAGAGCTGGTGGAGTTGATCTTCTGCCAGGGTGGCATCCGGCTGTAGCTTGTGGCCCACCAGGAGCGGCTTAGCGCCCGGCGCCATAATGCGGCCGTAGGCTTCGTTCACCCCCAGGACAACGCCCTGGCTGTCAATAACCACCATGCCGTCGTAGCAGGCCTCAATAACGCTCTTGAGCTGCCGGTTTAAAGACTTGACCACCTGCAGCTCGCTGGAGATGGCCTCCAGTTCGGAAATATCCTGCAGGACCAGGACAACTCCCTGCTCATGGCCCTCCCTGGTAATGGAACTGCGCCGGATGGCCAGGGTTCTATCTCCTGCACGCGCCTTATGAAACTGGTCACCGGCTGCTTTGGTAAGAAACTGGCTTAAACCAGACGCCGCCAGGACGGTGGCCGCCGGCTGCTCCAGGGCTGCTGCCACCGGCAGGTCGAGGAGCCGGGCAGCCGCCGGGTTGATGTGGCATATTTTCCCTTCCCGGTCGACGGCAATGATACCGTTTGGTACCGCCTCCAGTACTGCCGCTAGCTCGCGTTCCGCCTTTTCAAGGGCCCGGTGCACCTTATTGATCAGGCCAATCCTGGTCAGGACGCCGCTCAAGCGCCGCTCTTTGTTTAAAACAATGAGGCGATCAATGGGTAAATTGGCCACCTGCTCAAAACCTGTATCCTCATCGATGCAGACCAGTTTCCTATCCATGACCTCTTCAATAGGCGTAGCCATGGTAGCCCCCTGCTGCAGGGCTTCCAGGAGGCGAAAGACGGTAATAATGCCCACCACTTCGCCGTCGGCGTCCAGGACCGGAGCGCAGTTGACCTGCTGCCGCTGGTAGACGGCCACGGCATCGGCCAGGGTCTGCCAGTAGTATAACGTCTCCGGGTTGTTGAGCATTACCTGCTTGACCTGCATGAGATACACCAGCCCTTAAAAATTTAGGGATAGGCCCCGTACTACTTTCTACGTCAAGAGACCAATCCCTATTATAACAGGTGGTGCGCTTTTGCACCAGATACAAAAACAGCCGGCCTGGTATTGAGCTGGGGCCGGCTATCTGTTGGGCCAACTTTATAAGCAACCAGCCTTGCGAAAGGTGGGAAGGAAAAGTAGATAATTTTTACCTAGATGGTTACCATGGGATGAGATACTGCTTTTGCTAAAAGCTCGAGAGTGATAAAATATTAAGTAGAAAGTTGCTTTTCGACCCGGAGCTGATTTAAATTTTGCTTAAATGGGGAGGTATGCATCAACTTGGATCAAGAAATTCTCTTCCTTGTCGAAGAATCTCCTGAAGGCGGTTACGAAGCTCGTGCTCTCGGTTATTCCATTTTTACAGAGGGTAAATCAGTGGAAGAACTTAAGGATTCTGTTCGCGATGCAGTTCGCTGCCATTTTGAAGAAAAGGATTTACCGCGGGTGATTCGCCTCCATTTTGTAAAGGATGAAGTAATCGCCGTATGAAAATCCCGAGGGACATAAGCGGGGAAGAACTGGCCAGGTTACTCGCCAAGTTCGGTTATCAGATAACGCGGCAGACTGGTAGCCATCTACGTCTCACCACTATGTTTAACGGTGAACATCATATCACCATTCCCCGCCATAATCCATTAAGAGTAGGTACTCTTAATGGCATACTAATTGATGTTGGAAAACATCTAAAGATCAGCAAGGAAGCGTTGGTAAAAGACCTTTTTAATAACTAAGGGGGCCACGTGGTTGCCCCCTTAGTTGTTTTATAGAAATTCGCCCCCTAAAACCTACCCCTTGTGGGGTAGTGTCATTTAGCACATTAAATTAACCACCGTTTTTCAAATTAAAGTAACTCACGCCGCCGGCACAAACTGCAAGATTATCAAATTACAGCACCCCAAATTCTCAGGAATTGCACATTAGCACAATAAAATCCCCAAAGAAAAAAGCCGCTCAACGCGGCCTAAAAAGAAGGGGCCTTGAACCGTTCCGCCAATTTTTTATCAAGGGCAGCCAGGCGTTTTCTCTGGAAATCAAATCCTTGTTCCAGTTGCAACTGGCAAATAAAGCTGTAATAATGGGGTTCCTCGCGGGCGGTATAGAAAGACTCCAGGTATTTTAGCAATTCAGCGTAAAGGTCGCGGGCGAAATCCAATACCGGGCGTTCCAATTCCTCACCGTAGGACCCAAAAGTATTCGCCCAGAGGACGAAAGCCAGGATCTCCAGGAGACTTTCCACGTCTCTGGGGGAATCAAGCTTAAGCATAGCCACCACCCTTAAAGGCCAATTTCGGTAGCTGCCTGGCGTACCACATCAGCACTAATCAGCTGGGCTTTAAGCTGGGCGCCCCAGAGGAGGGAAGTCAGGGCCAGGTTGTTCACCAGGCGCGGCCAGCCGCGGGAGCGAGAAGCGATGGCCTCGACGGCAGGCGGCTCAAATAAAGGCCTGGTAGCCCCCACCAGGGATAAATGGTGCTCCAGGTAGGCGCCCACCTCCTCACGGTTTAAAGGTTCCACCTGGAAGCGAACCACCAGGCGTTGGGCCAGAGACTGGGTCTGGTTCAACTCCAAGCGGCTCAACAAAAAAGGCAAGCCGGCCAGGACCAGGATAAAAGGATTAAAGGCGTCCATGGCGAAATTAAAGAGCAGGGCCAGGTCCAGCAGGAATTTGGGGTTAGCCAGGTGCATCTCATCCAGGATGAAGACGGGCGTAATCTTTTTATCCCGGAAGAACACCTGGACCGCCTGCTGGATCTGGTGAAAAAGGTCAATCTTGCGGAAAGACGGTTCTTCCCCCAGGCCCCGGGCCAAACCGCGGTAAAAATCCATGACCGTCCCTGTGGCCAGGGGCAAATAAATAACCTTAAAGAGGGCCGGGTTTAAATTAGCACAAAAGACCCGCAAGGCAAAGGTCTTACCGGCTCCCGGTTCCCCCACCAGGACCCCCATGCCCCGGACGCGGGATAAATACTCCAGCCGGGCCCTCGTTTCTTTTAAACTGCAGGAAAGGAAGGCATCCTGGGGTTTTAGCTCCTTGCCAAAAGGAGCCCCTTTTAAGCCATAAAAAGCCTGGTACATTCTAGTTTTGGCCCCCTCCCTGTAAGCTGGCAAAAGAAAGTTTGCTCTCCCGCTTTGCCCGGGCGTTAACACTGAGCGCCACCGGCTGTGCCACCGCCACCTCTTTACCGGCCACAAAAATCAAGACCCGCTCCAGTTTTTCCGGGTCAAAGCGCACCTCCACCCGGTTGCCGATAAATTGAGGCGGCACCTCAAAAAGGCGCTTGTTAATGGAGATAGTAGCATCATGATGTACCCGCCGTTCCTCCCGCTTGAAAAAAAGCGGCTCCAGAACAGCCGGGTCGCTCACCATCTTAACCTGGCTGAACTGGGACATAAACTTATCCAGGGGGCTCATACCCAAAGCACTGTGGACCTGGCGGTGATAATCTTCCTCCAGCCACTGCCAGAAAGAGCGGTTCAAGTTATCCAGAGATTTAAGGTGTTCATCTTTAACCAGGGGCAAGAAACGCTGCCTGACGGTCAAGAAGAACCTTTCGATCTTACCCTTGCTCTGCGGGTCATAGGGTTTAGTATTGATCAAGGCTATCCCCAGGGCCGCGCAGGCCAGCTGCAGCTGCTCCGAACGATAGATTTTACCATTATCCACGTAGACCATCTGCGGAATGCCCCGGCGTAAGATAGCCTCCTTGAAGACCACCTTCAAAGACTCAAACTTCTCGGAAGTAAAAAACTGGGCAAAAGTCACCAGGCGGGAACAATCATCGATAAAAGCAAAGAGGAAAGTAGC includes:
- a CDS encoding sigma-54-dependent Fis family transcriptional regulator → MQVKQVMLNNPETLYYWQTLADAVAVYQRQQVNCAPVLDADGEVVGIITVFRLLEALQQGATMATPIEEVMDRKLVCIDEDTGFEQVANLPIDRLIVLNKERRLSGVLTRIGLINKVHRALEKAERELAAVLEAVPNGIIAVDREGKICHINPAAARLLDLPVAAALEQPAATVLAASGLSQFLTKAAGDQFHKARAGDRTLAIRRSSITREGHEQGVVLVLQDISELEAISSELQVVKSLNRQLKSVIEACYDGMVVIDSQGVVLGVNEAYGRIMAPGAKPLLVGHKLQPDATLAEDQLHQLCCLVRDSRKAVTVMYQTPAGREAILTGSPILNEEGTVSQVVISIRDMTELRHLKEEAQRAAAEIQALRARHLAAPEVIRQSPAMQRVVDQALRVAAVDSTVLITGESGVGKEVIARLIHRHSRRCNGPFMEINCGAIPENLLESELFGYEKGAFTGASKEGKIGLLEVADNGTLFLDEIGDLPLGLQVKLLRFLQEQEIYRLGGRHAIKLNVRVLAATNKDLARMVREKTFREDLYYRLNVVPIRIPPLRERREDILPLARHFLEGFNNKYGTAKRLSFAACKVLEAYSWPGNVRELQNAMERVVIMGEGDLIQPEHLPLEFQGERQEAGKTLVLRELLPLREAREQMERQLITMALGQYGSLRQAARALGVSHSTLLRKAQSYELVVQNCTEAV
- a CDS encoding ExeA family protein, whose product is MYQAFYGLKGAPFGKELKPQDAFLSCSLKETRARLEYLSRVRGMGVLVGEPGAGKTFALRVFCANLNPALFKVIYLPLATGTVMDFYRGLARGLGEEPSFRKIDLFHQIQQAVQVFFRDKKITPVFILDEMHLANPKFLLDLALLFNFAMDAFNPFILVLAGLPFLLSRLELNQTQSLAQRLVVRFQVEPLNREEVGAYLEHHLSLVGATRPLFEPPAVEAIASRSRGWPRLVNNLALTSLLWGAQLKAQLISADVVRQAATEIGL
- a CDS encoding type II toxin-antitoxin system HicA family toxin, producing the protein MKIPRDISGEELARLLAKFGYQITRQTGSHLRLTTMFNGEHHITIPRHNPLRVGTLNGILIDVGKHLKISKEALVKDLFNN
- a CDS encoding helix-turn-helix domain-containing protein; translated protein: MDEKDRENIALFRFSLIAPLLQGQVASRKAYLESITARPHEVPYYGLCDYSPQTIASWLRDYRREGFEGLKPKRRSDRGRPRALSPELQEQLLALRQEERSCPASVFYEQLVAKGVILPDAVSYATIYRFLKSRGLLGREMRREPERKRFAYDTVNTLWQGDVAAGPYLRVGNKKVATFLFAFIDDCSRLVTFAQFFTSEKFESLKVVFKEAILRRGIPQMVYVDNGKIYRSEQLQLACAALGIALINTKPYDPQSKGKIERFFLTVRQRFLPLVKDEHLKSLDNLNRSFWQWLEEDYHRQVHSALGMSPLDKFMSQFSQVKMVSDPAVLEPLFFKREERRVHHDATISINKRLFEVPPQFIGNRVEVRFDPEKLERVLIFVAGKEVAVAQPVALSVNARAKRESKLSFASLQGGGQN
- a CDS encoding 2-oxoisovalerate dehydrogenase encodes the protein MDQEILFLVEESPEGGYEARALGYSIFTEGKSVEELKDSVRDAVRCHFEEKDLPRVIRLHFVKDEVIAV